GTGCTCCTCGATGCGGTCATGCACACCGCGGCTGGACGCACCCTTACCGCCGAGCCGCCAACCGCGCTGATAGACGGTGATGGCATCGAAACGATCCTGCCAGCCCGGCGAACTCAATCGCCACGCCGCGCTGAGCCCCGCCATCCCGCCGCCGAGTATCGCGACCTTCCCCCGGCTCGGCATCAGTGCAACAACGCGCGCGCCTCGGCCAGTGCCGGCCAGTCCTGGTCGGCGGGCAGCCTGGCGAGCACCTGCTCCAGATCGGCCCGGCAGCGGTCCCCATGGATCCGGAACCGATCGGCGGCCACCGCAAGCTCGAGCACCACCGCGCCCTGGGTACGCGACAGCTCAAGGGCCTCGTCCAGGTCGGCGTCCCGCTCGACGGCCGAGTCCTGGGTGTGGGCGCGCAGCCGCAAGAGCTCGGCGTCGAAAAGATGCCAGGACGTCTCCGCAGACATCTGCAATGCCATGTCGAGCTGTCGGCGCGCGCCGTGGACGTCACCGGCGCCGAGCAGGGCGGCCGTCAGTCCGGCGTCGTACCAGCACAAGAATGCCTTGAGCTCGAAATCCCGCCAGACCTGGACCAGGGTCGCCAGCGTGGCGGTGCTCTCGCTCAGCGCCGCCAGATCCGGTTGCGGCCCCGCAAGTGCGGCTTTCGCGCCGGCGTTGGCCGCCGCGGTGGCCGAGATCATCACCCACTCGTCAAGGCCGTTCTCGGTGGCGATCTCGGCGATGCGTCCGGCGAGGTCGATCGCCTGCGCGCATTGCCCGGCGTGGGTTCGCACCACGGCCTCCTGCACTCTGCCGTAGCACTCGGTGAACGGACCGTGCGGGAAGATCAATGCCTGACAACGTTTCTCCAGGTCGGCGAACGACTCGATCGCCGATTCGAGATCGCCCTGCAGATAGCGGGTCAGCCCCAGCAGCGCATACATCCCGCCGACCGGGTCGTTGGGTGCATACCAATCGCCGTCGATCTCCGGCGATTCCATCTCTGCGATCGCCGTCGCCGCCGACTCCAACCAACTCCGTGCATCGTTCAGCTCGCCGCGGAACAGCGCCAATGAACCGACCACCGCGTCCATGACCGCCTGGTACCACTGCGGCATATCGGCGATGTTGGTGCGCAGCGCGTCCACCAGCTGGGCGGACCTGCGCAGATCACCACGCGAGGCGAAGAAACTCCACAGGGCGCTGAAGGTCGCGAACATCTCCACGCCCGGGTGGTTGTCGATGATCTGCAGGCAACGTTCGAAATCGGCGGCCGCATCCACACTGGCGTGGCCCGCGGCGGCGAACCCGAGAAAGCCGCGCTCCAGCCGAATCGCCACCTCGCGAGCATCGCGCGCCTGGGTATCGGGCGGCAGCTTGGCGGTACTTTCCAGTGCCCGGCTCAACAGGGACCTGGCCTCGTTCAGCGCGCCGCGTCGCCGCGCGTCGGCCGCAGCCTTCTCATAACTGTCGGCGGCCTCGTCGAACTGCTCACCCTGCTCGTAATGATGTGCCACCAAGGGCCATTCGGGTGTGCCATCGGCCGCCGAGCTGACCAGGGCGGCGCCGATCCGGGTGTGCAGCCGCTTACGGGCGCTCGGCGGCAGTAGCTCGGCGGCCACCTCTCTGAGCAACTCATGCCGAAATCGCCAGCCGCCGTTGCCGAATGGTTTCATGACGCGGGTGCGTGTCAGCTCGTCGAGGATGTCCTCGATCGACCGACGGTCGAGTTCGACGACGGCAGCGAGGAGTCCCTGGTCGACCTGGCTGCCGATCAGTGCGGCGGCCTCGATCACGTGCCATGCGCGCTCGTTGAGTCGTAACCGCGCCACCAGCGCTTCGTAGAGGGTGTCCGGTACGT
This DNA window, taken from Mycolicibacterium neoaurum, encodes the following:
- a CDS encoding ATP-binding protein, encoding MNEYTVGPTIEELLDSAVEAINRQDHGSARSLARQVLAVDRDNLEAEELMAVSDNGSVVQRLTLLFVDVVDSVGLSTRLEPEMYSTVIRRYRDEVHRIVATYEGHIGAAQGDGLLITFGHPTPHENDAQRAVSAGLDIAAEVAALSRRLRRKFGFGIEVRVGVHRGVVTIDPVRDEVIGVGANLASRVCDLADPGTVAISEAVRRVLREDFTLEPLPPRSVKGFDKPLEHFRVLAERTEAPLLSGPLVGRDDEVAHLRRCWDAAQAGTLTVPGVVFKGEGGIGKTRLADAAIAMARQSGAVVLGIYGSSFHSDIGLRPIRRLLEATSGIARDSDPAQGLRQLRSEVIRHGLDPEQAVPLLAPVLGIAPGVDYQPPSATAGRLYDQIADAVRRYLIAATGDGPAMMVFEDVHWYDEDTVEILQAVLSEAPERLMVVITGREVPELTHCTTFELTPFEDHHSDLLVTALHPDLDDVARRAVVDRCDGMPLYIEEVVAKMRSAPAESAETGNVPDTLYEALVARLRLNERAWHVIEAAALIGSQVDQGLLAAVVELDRRSIEDILDELTRTRVMKPFGNGGWRFRHELLREVAAELLPPSARKRLHTRIGAALVSSAADGTPEWPLVAHHYEQGEQFDEAADSYEKAAADARRRGALNEARSLLSRALESTAKLPPDTQARDAREVAIRLERGFLGFAAAGHASVDAAADFERCLQIIDNHPGVEMFATFSALWSFFASRGDLRRSAQLVDALRTNIADMPQWYQAVMDAVVGSLALFRGELNDARSWLESAATAIAEMESPEIDGDWYAPNDPVGGMYALLGLTRYLQGDLESAIESFADLEKRCQALIFPHGPFTECYGRVQEAVVRTHAGQCAQAIDLAGRIAEIATENGLDEWVMISATAAANAGAKAALAGPQPDLAALSESTATLATLVQVWRDFELKAFLCWYDAGLTAALLGAGDVHGARRQLDMALQMSAETSWHLFDAELLRLRAHTQDSAVERDADLDEALELSRTQGAVVLELAVAADRFRIHGDRCRADLEQVLARLPADQDWPALAEARALLH